The genomic DNA CATTCCTCTAATTCTTTTTATTTCGGCAGTTATTTTCATCACAGGGGCGAAAATATTGAGGACAACAAATTATTTCTAATAGAGTACGACTATGACACGCTGATGAAATTTCATAATTAATATCATCAATTATTTGTGTTAGTATAGGTTTTTATTTACCAGCCTCGGAGTTCCTATAATAACAGTAGCAAgagcaataataataatctcCTTTGAAGTAACTGATTCAAGATTCTAGTGTGCTTTTCtatattgcaaaaaaaaccaaccaccaaacaaacccaacaaaccccaaaccaaacagtCCCTGAGAATTTCAAAGATATCTGCAAAAAAATCAGAGTCGGACACTGCATCAAACCCCAGATCTGCTCTCAGGGCAATTGCTGCCGCTCAAAGAAAGCTGTGCAAAGTTCTGCCTGCAGTAGTGGCAGTGCTCTTTCGTAGAGTGCAAAGAGCAAGCTGAAAATTATAGGCAGGGAGAAGTGCCAGGGTGGTACGATGCTAATCCTTGTTGAGACAACAACTTGTATTGGAAGCTCGCAGAGAGTCCGAAATTTAATTTCGGGAGGGAAGGATCTGTAAACAATACAGTCGAGTTGGTAAAAACCTGCCTCACAATAGCCTGCCAGAAGGTGAATGTCAGATCAAAGGAGAACTGAAAAGATgtcctttcatatttttttccccctaaatcagCCATGGAAACTTCATGACTCCATAAAACATGTGCTGCTTTGCTGGGGAGACAGCCTCCAGTTTCCCCTCGGAGAAAGCTTCTCTTGTCTCCAAAcacccccccccaaccccccaccccatttctccctctctgcttaactcttgtggtttgggttttttcttttccttttgagtcCATGATGCCCGAGTCATGTATCTTCTTACTCATTTCATATCACACACAAATGGGTTTGCTCTTAACTTTCCATCTCTCTCCCCAAACAGGAACAAAGTCAGGAAATAAGGCACAAGACTCCTCTTgtaatgaggaaaagaaaacgaCTTTACAGAAACATCCTGGAAAAGTCAAGTAAGTTAAAATATGTCTTATTTTCCTGTTCAAATGAGACAATATTTTTTCAGCTTAGTGTTTAACGTACTTGCATAAACACAAATCAGCGACACAAGTCCCCACCAGCAGCTGCCTAATCCTGCTCAATGCCTATTCATTTGGAGGTTCTAGAATTAATATTTGACGACTCCCTCATTGAAATAACAACCCCTGACCCCATGTGATTGCACTGTCACATTATTCTATGACATATTCATCTTGAATTCATTTACGGACGATTTGATTGGAATGAGGTTTGACATGTATTGGATCCTATTAAAGAAGAAGACTTTGATCTTGTTGATGGGGTTTACATGATATGTATCATCTTTACCAGGGATACCAGGCTTCCACAATGTGGTGTCTAAGTAGTTAGTGACTGACATCTTATCTGACAGGAATACCTTAATCTTGAGGTACTGAAGGAAATACGCTATTTTAAATAAGCATATGATTTGCTTGTCCTAGGGTAGCTCTAGGTCACAAAAAGTGAGAGGCAAACCTGAGGCACAAGCCATCGCTCGCTTGGTAGCTGAGTTCCCATTAGCTAGGAACCCTGAAATAAAGAGGTGTCTGCAAGTAGGAATGGGGTGAGGGAGTAGGAACAAAGGCAGAGTGTCGGTACTTCCTTCTCTCTCCGACGAGATGTTGGGATCACTGCAAGGCTTTCTTGTACCACCGCTTCCTAAACAGCAGTACCTTCTGCCGGGGCAGGAAGGAGAACGGGCTCAGGTCCTGCGTCTGCCTCTGTATCACTCGTTGCCTCCCTCATCTCTCCCTGGCCAGTGTGAGTTAGAGTGATAAGAAATCGCAAAAGGTGACTTCTCGGTCCTCTCTGCTTCCATTCCTcgtccttttccctttctcacaGTAAATATTAGGATTTTCAGATTAaatcttttccctcctctcaTCCGGGAGTCGAAGCCTAATGGTAAGCCCTGGAACGTGCTGTCTAGAGAGCTCAGGGCATGCCCTCGGGCATCGGATGGAAAGTTTATAGTTGGCTTGTCGGGAAGGGAAGTTCTGCAGAGACAGGAGAGGGAGAGCACCGGGATGGGTGAAGGTCAGATTTTGGTCTCCCGGATGCTtcctggggcaggagctgtTCTTTGCGCTGATCATGACTCTGCGGGTGAGCAGGATTTGGACCCAAGTCAAAGGATACAATACTTGGTTTTCTGGAGTCTTGCACCTCAACAAGCCCTGTATTTCAGCAAAGGTAGAAATATGGATAAGCGCCTTGCTATGCAGGTAGATTTCTACTCAAAACCAGGGCAAAGTGTGGCGGATCTATAAAGCCGTTCAGTAGCTGGGGCTGTTCCCATCCCCGGGGGAGACCGCAAAGAACTGCGCGGCTCACGTTCCGTCTCGTAGGCCCCGTCAGCTCTCCGGTGCGGGCGGCGGTGCAGTGAGGGGCCAGAGGATTGGGGCTGCACGGCTCGGCCCTGCATCCCCTAGGTGTGGGCAGGTGGAGCTCTGAATCCTGCAAGGCGGCGGGGGAAGCGGGAAGGTAGCTCTACTCTTCTCCCAGGGCACAGGTCTGAGATGTGGGGCTTTTGCTTCTTCCCGGCGTTGCCTCGGCCACCTCGCCTCCTCCCTGAGAGTGACGGATGGGGAGCAGGGTGGGACGGTGagagtgaggaggaaaagtgcTTGTAAAGACACGTCTTTACAACATGTCACCTCCCtcaccagccctgcagcccgGGCGGCCTCTTGGGGACGGGAGCTGTGGACGGGCTTGCAGAAACACAACGGCCACGAGAAAATGTGTACTCGGGATCAAGTTGCCTGTCTATTCGTGTTGATCTGGCACTGAAGAGAGTAACGGGGTCCCTCTAAACTTCAGTTGTCCTAAGATAAGATCTGTCCTACAGATCTTACAAAAATACTGTGTAATGGACCTGCCCTGCCCTGACGTCTGAGTTTCAGCGCAGGatgtttctgttctgctgcttgAACACTCTTGATTTCTCCCTGGAGAGGCTCTGAATTCACGTAGCTCATGAGTCCCGGGAGCAGTCTAGAAAGGGATGCTCTTCCCCTAGACAGGTAGGTTGGGAAgggaataataatttttttaaaaattattggtCCTGCTTAAGACGATATTGCCACATTTGAGAATTTGCCGAGGGCCCGGCTTATCAGGTCAAACACGGCGGAGGTCACTGCCGAGCAGCCGGAGATCCTGGTCGTCCCCATAGCGGCAGCGCGCAAACAAGCGTGCAAGTTCTCAAAACCCTGGGAGATGCGCGGAGCTCCGCAGGGCCTGGATCcgctctcctcctcttctccatttcTCCGCCTCCCCGCAGTCATGTGGTGGCCCCCGCCCCGCTTctacccccccccccacccccatctcCCCCCCCGCACGCAACCGGGGCTTACAACAACTTCACCTAACAGTGAGGGACACCGAGGGCCAGGTTTTCCTGCACTGCCTGGAAGAGGGAGTGAGAGAGCGCCCTGAGTGAGGGGCGAGCTGGGAGCCATGAGTGTCTGACGAGAAACCATCACAGTGTTTTAAATGAGCTTAGGGCACATCGCgtatgacattttttttaatcgATAAACTGTTCCAGATGTTTTCTCCCTTGACTAAGAAGTGTCAGAATTGATGGATAACAAGTATGTAGAGATGCAAAGTTTTAAGGAGGTATGAGGAAAGCAGCTTTATTTGGAATTCACACTCTCAGTACATTTGTAAGTAACAGATTCATACTTCCTAACGTTTGTCTCTTCTGTGCACTCCTGGTCAGATGGTGCTGAATAGGACTGTCAAATCCATTTCGTAGAGCAAGTAGACTTGAGAGTTGAGATATTGTGAGGATGGTGTGTGGTTTAAGTTGCCTGCGTAAACATGTTATGTAAGGATGGAGAGTTAATTGCATCATTTGTCACTTTTCATCATCTCCACTCAGAAAGTGATGTATCTCCACTCACAAGGATATATCTACAGCGAGCTACCTAAATATCAGCCTTGTGTGACAGGGGAAATATGGTGAAAGCCAAGAGCCAAAGTATGTAACTGCAGCCAGCCCAGAGTGCATGAAGCTGTGACCAAAAAAACCGATTATATATGTCCTGCACTTTAATCTCACTGTTTCTGATCATTGGTTGGTGCCTTCTGTTAGAAAAGTAGTTGGGATGACATTTGCCAAATAGTTTCTTGTTTTGGTACTTAACATAAAACCTATTGATCGCAGATACCGTTATTTTTTTATGGAGGTGCAGAATTCCGCGCTGGGAGCTTTACCTGGTGTGCATCCAGTAAAGTCTCCATTGGCCAATTAACAGCAAGCCAGTGTATTAAAATGCTTAGAGTTTGACACGATGGATAGAGAATTAATTGTTGCTTTATTTCATACGACTGTGTGTTTAATGGTGGAGTCATTTTCATGTTAGGATCCAGGTCCTGTGGTAATATGGTGAGCAGACATTCacatctctgtttttctttcctgaagcaGACAAATCTTTTCCCATGCTtcacttactttttttttgatttCTCAATCCTCGTCTTAAAAACTTAAGCAGATGCTTCCTTCTGTGCTGAAGCTTTTCTAAACCTTTAAGGCCTCAGCGCACAACGCTGAAGCCCTAACCTCTACGTTCATCGCTAGCAATGCAAACACTGCAGGCCATGTTATTTCCTTCAGGTGAGAAGCATCAGAATCGAGTCTGTTGTGAATGTTTTGCAATGCTTTTCCTTCATGCGGAGGATGAGGGGGTTTATGTGGAACTACTCCTAAGCGTGCATGAGcgagagggaaagggagagagactCCCTCTTCTGGGTTAAACACACAGATTCAGCCTGAGTGCCAGGATTTATCTCATTGCTCCGGCGGCCAATACCCAGATAACTGCTAAAACTTCTCAGAAGATGAGCAGGGAATGGGACGTCTTCCAGGAATCTTTTGTCAGGTTTCAGGCAACGCTACAAGCTTAAGCGCCAGGCTGAGCGCAGCCGCCTTGCGGCTCCAGCTGCGGCTTCGCCGGGGAAGGACCCACTCCCCGCACTGTCAACAAGTGTCAGGGACCCGCGAGCCGGCCCGGGAGGCCTTCCGAGGGGAGCGTGGGGTCGCCTCGACTCCCACTGCTCCGGCAGGGTGGCGGGGATCGGAGGGGCTGCCGGAGCCTCTCACGGTGAGGAATGGCGCGGACTGCCCCCCGCCTCGGAGCACGGCAGGGAAGATAGAGGCCGCGGCGGGCGGCCGGGGCACTCCCCTCCGAGCTCCCTCCGTCCGCCTTGGCTTTTGTTCACCCACAGCCGCAGTCCGGCGGCGGAAGATCGGCAACGGCCCGACGGCGGGGCGAAGCGCAGCCCGGCGGAAGATCCCGGCCAGGGCCTCCCGCCGCCGGGTCGGGTCGCGGCCGTTCCCCGGGGCCGTGCCGGGAGGCTCCCCGGAGCGGGAGACGGGGGGAGCGTGGGCCGGGGGACGCCCGGCGGAGGCGCATGCGCAGCCGCACCCCCCGCCGCACCGAGCGATAACCCTTTCAGTCAGCGGCGGGACCTGTCATCGTTGACGTCACCccggcggcagccaatgggcaAGCGCGATGATTGTTTggccggcggggccggcggcacGGCCCGGAGGCGGCGCGCGGCCGCCCGCTCCCCGTCCCGCGGCCGCGCCGCGTGGGGCTGCCCGCCGGCCCCGCGGGAGGACCTCCCCGGCCGCCGTCGCCGAAAGCGAGCCCCGCCAGCCCCGCAGAGCCCACCCGCAGGCAGCGCCGCCCGTGCGCCCCGCCGCTGCGGCAGCGGCACCGGGAAACTTTtttgggggagaaagaaaaaacaaaaaagttgttcggttttgtttttctcctccccaccctccccctcctctttcTGTGTCTCTCTCCTCCCGCTGTCAGGTGACTTTTTAGCGTTAGAAGCTAATGAGTGTGGATGCTCTGGGGATCCCAGTAATGGACCCTGCTGCTCTCTCCAGGCGGAACACGGCGCTGAGATTAGTAGACTTGGCGGGGGCTCCGCgccaccatcaccaccaccccCCTCAGAGCATGACAGGCTTCCCGGGTTTCGCCGGGCACCCCCACGCCACGGTGCCCACGCAGCCGGGGGAGCACGCCGCCGAGTCCCGCCTCGGGCCGCACTTGCTCCGGCCAGAACACATGGGGCACCGCCACCATCCTCCTCAGCATCACCCCGCGGCCCTTAAGCTCAgccctgcccctcatccccaccaccagctccaccaccaccatcaccatcatcatcatcatcatatGGCAGGCCAAGCCGAGGTGGTCTCTAGTCAAACGGGAGCATTTGGCCCGACGCAGTCACCAGCAGCCCCTTACCCCGTCTCTCACCCAGCCCAGGCTCTGGCAGCAGGTAGGGACTTCTTCATATGCAGAGACCTGCCGGCCTCACTCATGCCAGGGCTGACCGAGCAGCACCCCCCTGCAAGTTCTCACCACGGACTGTTTGTCTCAACAACAGGTAGCTACCCTGGACACCATggtcaccaccaccaccactcaGAAGCTGGGAATCCCTCTCTGTTCACTGGACTCCATGAGCAGCCTCCCCATGGATCTCCAGGTGGCCATCTAAACGGACAGATAAGACTGGGGTTACCTGGAGAAATGTACGCCAGGTCTGAACATTTCACTCAAGTACCAGCCTCCAGGACAGatccttttgctgcttcttcgCTTCATAGCTACGGTGGCATGAATCTGAACGTGAATCTGGCTCCACACCACGGCCCGGGTGCCTTCTTTCGTTATATGAGGCAGCCCATCAAACAGGAACTCATCTGTAAGTGGATTGAGTTGGACCAGACTCCCAAAAAATTATGCTCGAAAACTTTCAGCACGATGCACGAGCTGGTGACTCATGTCACGGTGGAGCACGTTGGAGGACCCGAGCAGTCCAATCACATATGTTTCTGGGAAGAGTGTCCAAGAGAAGGGAAACCTTTCAAGGCCAAATATAAACTTGTAAATCACATCAGAGTCCACACAGGTGAAAAACCTTTCCCCTGCCCTTTCCCAGGCTGTGGCAAAGTCTTTGCCAGATCAGAGAATCTCAAAATACACAAAAGAACTCATACAGGTCAGTATGCAAAGCTCTCTTTACTCTCTCTGTTATTCAGCAtactgttttgctttattttgttttttaatgtatgcTTTGTGTTGATATTGAATGCACGCCAAGTACTTCTGGAAAATAAATTCTCagatttgtttgcttctttaccgtttggaggagggggaagaaaagggagggaaaagggagagcGAGAACAAATCTCAGAATTCCCgtccatatttttttctggttgtgCTAAGAGGATGATGTATTGTTTATGCTGGTAGATCTATGTAAATATCGAGTGATATAGGTACTATTTCTCCTTATTCACACAGGCGAAGATTTGAGGGGGCACTTTAAAGTagttgggagaaaaaaattaaaccgtTGTGCAAGCTCACAAATTAAAAGTGAACAATAGAAGTTACAACTTGTCTAGTCAGTTTTGACTGATGTCGTTGAGATGATGCTGCTCGAACAGTGTGAGAATAACACAGCTGCGACCTTTTCGttcaacagttttgttttgggCAGAGGGAGTTTCAAATGTTTGATCTGAATAACACTGACATTTTTAATGAGCATTGCCTTCCAACGGCTCTGCATTCACAAATATGGGGAGCTGCAAGTTCTGATTCTCGGGaggggaaacaaacaaaaaaaaccccccacacaccaaaaaaaaaccccaaaaaaaccaaaaaaaccccaccccacaaccaaagcccaaacaaacaaaaaatacccaaacaaaAAACGAGAAGAAAACATGATATTGTTTCTGCCTGTACATTTTGAAATGTCATTTGCAGATCTGTTAAGCGAATTTGGGACATGTGTCAGAAACATCTATTCGTTCtatttaacataaaataaagtAACTCAATGGACGATCTTGCAAAACTACGTTTGAACTCTTCCATCCAGGAAAGCATTTATAATTAATGAAATTGCACATAGAAAGTTTTCACACTTCCAGGAGCTGCTTGTGAAGTTGTATTAATTAGTTTAGCAGCCGGCGTTTGTAGTCTGTactgctggctttttttttttccccttgctttctttctttttcatcttcttttttttttttcctctgaagaagGAGATAAGAAATAAGCTCTTTTTGGAAAATTTATTCTTCTCTAGTGTAGGGTTTTCCACCTCCCACCCCCGTCTGTACAGCCTTGTGCACTGCGAAGGAAACTACATAATCCTATTGTAAGATCTGCTTACagccaaagattttttttcctccttccagtTCATAAAACTCCCCTTCCCCCATGCTCAGAGCCGTGCTTGACCTTCCAGGGGTTGCGTTTTTATGATATAACTCGACTTCATATAATATGCAGAACGTATACTAATTTTGTATCGCTATCGTCTAAACATAGCGCAGAGATTTTACAACGACTGTCACTCGTCACCTCATTATTTTTCCATCGCTCTATTAATAGATCGTCTGTGCGCAGGGGGGGCGAGAGCAAAGTTGTGTTCTTCTGCTGCCTTCTCGGCCCCCTttttcagagagaaagggaTATACTCAGGTCACAAAACTTGTATCCGAGCCAGCTCCTTGTCGGATCAGCACAGGTACAGCCATTAACCGTGAGATCTCATTCCTTAATGACAGTGTTTTCCTTAAGTAAACAAACTTTTACTGCTCTTTAACGGCCTCACTGTTTGAAGTCTCTGAAGCAGAAAATGGTTAAATTCTTGGGAAAACTGACCTACATCAGAGAGGCAGGTTCAGGGCAAACCCGAGATAGGAGGTTTGCGTTTATTAAACATCATTCAGCGCTTCTGTACTTTTCACTTTAACTTTCTCGGTGACTAATTGCTGTATTGTGAAAACTCCTGCAGGGCCTTTATGGTTCCACCGTTTCCATTAAACACCCAGAAGTTGTCAAAAACGCAATGTTTCTGAAATCCTAATAGAACTTGCTACGAATTATTCATGAAGACAGTTCTAGATTCAACAGGAAAATTATTGCCTCCTCAAATATTAATGACTTCTGATTTCTCCGAGGCTGGGGAACAGGCAGAGGGATTTCTGGCGATGTGCGATTTTCCCGGGTTGGATGATAAGACCGTGAAGGCAGCGGCAGCGGGATGGACAGGACGGGCAGGGAGCACTTCGCCGCCTTTCCAGCGGTCCAGGAACAATAGTACGAGGCGCGGGACGGAGACCCTCTCCCTCCTGGGCGGCCCCCCGCTGCCCGCGCGCTTAGCCCGCAGCTCGGGGGCCGCCACCTCTGGCTCTCCCACCCCCGCTCCCGCCCCCCCGGAGAAGTTGGTAAATACCTTAATCCACTCCCGGAGACGGGGGATTATGCCACAATTTCCAAGCTGAATTTCACTGAACACTTCTGCCCAACTACAAGTGTGGGGGTAAAATGGCGGTTCAGATCCTGCGCTTCTCTCTCCATCACCCCGGGAACTTTCTGCGTGGCTGCACCTCCGTGCCCGGGCTGCGGCAGTCGGGACCTGTAAAATGTCCTCTCCCTGCCCCGTAGCGATTTCCACGTAAGAAAACCTACTCTCGCGAAAGGAATACTTGCAAATGGCTCGGATGTTTCCTCTTTATGGAGGCGTTCAGAGAACGCAAACCGGGCAACTGAGAAAATGCTGCCCTCTTCCCACTTGAATTCTGACTGTAAGGAGGGACCTTTCAGTGGCTCTTTCAGGGTATTAAGAGAAATTGAACATTTTTCAACTCTTGGGGAAGCGGAATGCGCCACAGCTCGCTTTTACCTGAATGTAACTCACTTTGCACAAGCAGAGTGCTTATGAGGATGGCTTTCCCTGGGGTCTCCTAACTTACTGCTTGCTTGTACTGCACTAATATCCTTGATTTGTTGTCTCAACTTGGATGCTGAAGGTCAAATTGTTTCCTTACGTGAAACTGTAATTAGATTATATGCATGCGTGTGTCTATGCATATCCACCGCAGTATGTCGACAGTATTTGGTTACACAGCCCGCATCATTTTCTAAGAGACCTTATTTTTAACCTCTTCTATCCTTCTCTCTAACTCCAGGTATTTTACCCATCCTCTGTGCAGATATTAGCGGTGCAGGATGTGAGAGCTCGCCATTGATTATTACAGTGCGTAAAGGACATAGTTTAAATGCGAAGCCATGGGCTTTTTCCCACCCACCTTGCATAAAGTGCATTCATGTGAAATGTTTGGAATGCCTTCCTTTATATGCCTCTGCTAGCAGCTGAGCACGAGGTGGTCTGCGTCCCTCCGAAATTTAATCGTGATGAactaaaaggggaaaaaaataaaccccaacaaATTCAAAAGCAACCCCACGACCTGGAAGCTTTCACAATATTGGAAGTCCTTTCAACCACATACGCCATGATGTTGAACACAGTGGCTTTGTTTGCACTTCAATGTTTAAGGTTCGGTCGTATATTTTTGTGGTGTCCTCTGGGCCCTGATACTTTTTGGCTTTTGACGTATGAGGAAGTTATTTTCACACTCAGTGGGTGACTCTTTGACAAGCAGAGTTTTGCATTTTGCAGTTACACCGGTGAATAGTGTAGTCATCATTACAACCGCAAGTAGTCATCATTACACCCCGAAGCTGTCTGTGGCGTGTTTCCTGGAAAGCTTCCTATATACTGTGTACCATGTCCGATCCACAGGATCTGAGATTAAACTTTAGCACGACTCCAGCAACACGATTATATTTCTATTGTGGTTAACGTCACTTACCATATTACCAGACAAATTAATCCCGCTTGCAATTCCTTCCATGACTGAGTAGGTTCCAATAAAAAGGGAGTCCTATCCTCATGAAAGTGCCGTGCACCGGCCTAACCATCTTCCTGCTTAATCTCTATCGTCTTCTTCCCCATAATCAATGttcctttgaaatattttgcgCCTTAACACATGGTATCAGCAAGCGATcggggaaaggaggagggatgTGGATCTTACACGGGGTTCTAATCAGTGCGAGAATGGAGTGGATAAGATGTGATCTAGCCAGACTATGAATAATATTTCCACGTGCACCTGGGGGAGTGTGAGAAATGGATTTAAAGTAAAAGCCTTCCTAGGGATAAATCACTGACCGCTCTTTCTGCGGCGTCTGAGGGGAACAGCACATGTTGTTTGCTCGGAATGAGCAAAGCTTTCCTTATCTCAGGGCTTTGTCTTTTGCACAAAACCCCACGTTGACACACAaggcaggggaagggggaggagaagctgGTCGGGCAGGGCGCTCCCAGTGTGGAGCCAGCTGTGCAGCcgggtgggcacggggtggctGGACGAGCGGGGAACGGCAAGTCCAGCGGTGGGGGGCAGGTGCAGACTGGAGGAGGGCTAGCTCAGGTAGAGGAGCCGTGCCAGGGCTGGACGGAGAGAGGGGCCTCGAGAGATTGTGGGCGCGGGGGGTGCCGGGGTGAGCCGCTCCCTGCCTCGCGGCTACCGTCGCTAACGGCTGTGCTCGTTCATTGCCTCCTGCAGGGGAGAAGCCTTTCAAATGTGAATTCGAGGGCTGTGACAGACGCTTCGCCAACAGCAGCGACAGGAAGAAGCACTCGCACGTCCACACCAGCGACAAGCCCTACAACTGCAAAGTGAGAGGCTGCGACAAGTCCTACActcaccccagctccctgagaaAACACATGAAAGTGCACTGCAAatcccctcctcccagctccGGCTACGAGTCCTCCACGCCCTCCTTGGTGTCCCCTTCCTCGGACTCCGGCCGTGAGCCCCCCGCTTCCTGTTCCCACGCTGAGCCCTCCGCGCC from Colius striatus isolate bColStr4 chromosome 12, bColStr4.1.hap1, whole genome shotgun sequence includes the following:
- the ZIC4 gene encoding zinc finger protein ZIC 4, which produces MSVDALGIPVMDPAALSRRNTALRLVDLAGAPRHHHHHPPQSMTGFPGFAGHPHATVPTQPGEHAAESRLGPHLLRPEHMGHRHHPPQHHPAALKLSPAPHPHHQLHHHHHHHHHHHMAGQAEVVSSQTGAFGPTQSPAAPYPVSHPAQALAAGRDFFICRDLPASLMPGLTEQHPPASSHHGLFVSTTGSYPGHHGHHHHHSEAGNPSLFTGLHEQPPHGSPGGHLNGQIRLGLPGEMYARSEHFTQVPASRTDPFAASSLHSYGGMNLNVNLAPHHGPGAFFRYMRQPIKQELICKWIELDQTPKKLCSKTFSTMHELVTHVTVEHVGGPEQSNHICFWEECPREGKPFKAKYKLVNHIRVHTGEKPFPCPFPGCGKVFARSENLKIHKRTHTGEKPFKCEFEGCDRRFANSSDRKKHSHVHTSDKPYNCKVRGCDKSYTHPSSLRKHMKVHCKSPPPSSGYESSTPSLVSPSSDSGREPPASCSHAEPSAPAQPAANLSEWYVCQGTGLRAPSAPRTTTQPPLPPGEPRPRY